DNA from Thermovirga sp.:
GGCACCGTGATGGCCGATCCCAGGTCCACCACGGGTTTCCCCTCCCCCGCCGATCCCTTCAGGGAGAACTCCCTGGATATAAATGCACTACTGGTACGAAACAAGGCATCCACCTTCCTGATGCGCTCGGCGGGGAGGATCCCCGCCTGGTCCATCGAAGAGGGCGATATCCTCGTCGTGGATCGTTCCTGCGGGGCAGAAGAGGGCGACTTGGCCGTC
Protein-coding regions in this window:
- a CDS encoding protein SamA; translation: MADPRSTTGFPSPADPFRENSLDINALLVRNKASTFLMRSAGRIPAWSIEEGDILVVDRSCGAEEGDLAVITRDGKLALREVPSGNASAWGVVRGIVRVLRRRE